In a single window of the Papaver somniferum cultivar HN1 unplaced genomic scaffold, ASM357369v1 unplaced-scaffold_57, whole genome shotgun sequence genome:
- the LOC113343334 gene encoding uncharacterized protein LOC113343334, giving the protein MRIEEWGVRRILVDSGSSVEVLFCDTFNRIELSDDILVPSTYRIYGFNGTMTIQKGEVTLRVSDGGGYLDTLTTLCVVDVASPYEAIIGRPWIAGIKGVASANHQRIRFPTYKGIDEVVGDSQAARQCMQVDAQINEERRARQRGEKNKAKETKSRRGTGKNYFAGVHDI; this is encoded by the coding sequence ATGCGGATTGAGGAATGgggggtaagaaggatactagtGGATAGTGGGAGCTCAGTCGAAGTACTCTTCTGCGACACGTTCAATAGGATTGAGTTGTCAGATGATATACTCGTCCCATCGACATATCGTATCTACGGTTTTAATGGGACCATGACCATCCAAAAGGGCGAAGTAACCCTAAGGGTATCGGACGGAGGTGGTTACCTAGATACGTTAACTACATTATGTGTGGTCGATGTCGCCTCGCCCTATGAAGCTATTATCGGGAGACCGTGGATCgcgggaatcaaaggagtggcatcgGCTAATCATCAGAGGATACGATTCCCAACGTACAAGGGGATAGATGAGGTCGTAGGAGATTCACAGGCAGCCCGACAGTGCATGCAGGTCGATGCCCAGATAAATGAGGAGCGGCGAGCACGACAAAGGGGAGAGAAGAACAAGGCTAAAGAAACCAAAAGCCGTAGAGGAACTGGAAAGAATTATTTCGCAGGCGTCCATGACATATGA